One Paraburkholderia kururiensis DNA window includes the following coding sequences:
- a CDS encoding LysR family transcriptional regulator, whose product MDDLRKLDLNLLITLDVLLSEHNVTRAAERLHLAQPSVSVQLAKLRSVFGDPLLLPGPRGMRPTAKADELREPLRQALEALERAVLPARAFDPARATHTWRVSAFDYGESTIVLPALSGLRAAAPGTRLAVVTVPPSELAKQAEQGAIDLAFHTTEDAPPTLRRRALFTERYVLVGRAGHPRLKRRPTLAQFCQLEHVIVSPKGGGFVGVTDDVLAKAGMTRRVVLSVPHFLFVRSVLESTDLVAMLPERLVRGMDTLRVVEPPVDVPGYEMSMLWHERVHRDPAHRWLREFVGGGV is encoded by the coding sequence ATGGACGATCTCAGAAAGCTGGACCTCAATCTGCTGATCACGCTCGACGTTCTGCTCTCCGAGCACAACGTCACGCGGGCCGCCGAGCGCCTGCATCTCGCGCAGCCTTCGGTCAGCGTGCAACTGGCGAAGCTGCGCAGCGTGTTCGGCGACCCGCTGCTGCTGCCGGGGCCGCGTGGCATGCGGCCCACGGCGAAAGCCGACGAACTGCGCGAACCGCTGCGGCAGGCACTCGAAGCGCTGGAGCGCGCGGTGCTGCCGGCGCGTGCGTTCGACCCGGCCAGAGCCACGCACACGTGGCGCGTCTCGGCATTCGATTACGGCGAATCGACGATCGTGCTACCCGCCTTGAGCGGTCTGCGCGCGGCGGCGCCGGGCACGCGACTCGCGGTGGTGACCGTCCCGCCATCGGAGCTGGCGAAGCAGGCCGAACAAGGCGCGATTGATCTCGCGTTCCACACCACCGAGGACGCGCCGCCCACCCTACGACGCCGCGCCTTGTTTACCGAGCGATACGTGCTGGTCGGGCGCGCCGGACATCCACGATTGAAGCGCCGCCCGACGCTGGCGCAGTTTTGCCAGCTCGAGCATGTGATCGTGTCGCCGAAGGGCGGCGGCTTCGTCGGCGTTACGGACGACGTGCTCGCCAAAGCCGGCATGACGCGCCGCGTCGTGCTTTCGGTGCCGCACTTTCTCTTCGTGCGATCTGTGCTGGAAAGCACCGATCTGGTCGCGATGCTGCCCGAACGGCTCGTGCGCGGCATGGACACGCTGCGCGTGGTCGAACCGCCGGTGGACGTGCCGGGCTACGAGATGTCGATGCTGTGGCACGAGCGTGTGCATCGGGACCCGGCGCATCGGTGGTTGAGGGAGTTTGTGGGGGGTGGGGTTTGA
- a CDS encoding NAD(P)H-dependent oxidoreductase yields MNVLLVYAHPEPRSLNGSLRDFTVNHLQQAGHAVQVSDLYAMNWKAVLDASDYPEREAGAPFNPSLESKHAFQHGTQAADIAREQEKLRWADTVLLQFPLWWFAMPAILKGWVERVYAYGFAYGVGEHSDTHWGDRYGEGLMKGKRAMLVVTTGGWESHYSPRGVNGPIDDLLFPIHHGILYYPGFDVLPPFVVYRTSRMDEARFAQVREALGQRLDTLGTTAPIPFRQQNGGAYEIPALTLRADLAPDETGFAIHVA; encoded by the coding sequence ATGAACGTCTTGCTGGTCTACGCCCATCCCGAACCGCGCTCGTTGAACGGGTCGCTGCGGGACTTCACCGTCAACCATCTTCAGCAGGCGGGGCACGCGGTCCAGGTCTCGGACCTCTACGCGATGAACTGGAAAGCCGTGCTCGACGCGAGCGACTACCCCGAGCGCGAAGCCGGCGCGCCGTTCAATCCCTCGCTCGAGTCGAAGCATGCCTTCCAGCACGGCACGCAAGCCGCGGACATCGCGCGCGAGCAGGAGAAGCTGCGCTGGGCCGACACGGTCCTCCTGCAATTCCCGCTCTGGTGGTTCGCCATGCCGGCCATTCTCAAGGGCTGGGTGGAGCGCGTCTACGCGTACGGCTTCGCCTATGGCGTGGGCGAGCATTCGGACACGCACTGGGGCGACCGCTACGGCGAAGGCCTGATGAAGGGCAAGCGCGCGATGCTCGTCGTCACCACGGGCGGCTGGGAGTCGCATTACAGTCCGCGCGGCGTGAACGGTCCCATCGACGACCTGCTGTTCCCGATCCACCACGGCATCCTCTATTACCCGGGCTTCGACGTGCTGCCGCCGTTCGTCGTCTATCGCACGAGCCGCATGGACGAAGCGCGGTTCGCGCAGGTGCGCGAGGCGCTCGGCCAACGGCTCGACACGCTCGGCACGACCGCCCCCATCCCGTTCCGTCAGCAGAACGGCGGCGCATACGAGATACCGGCGCTCACGCTGCGCGCCGACCTCGCACCGGACGAAACCGGATTCGCGATCCACGTGGCCTGA
- a CDS encoding DUF3348 domain-containing protein, translating to MVQVPPRTAFGGPTLVRLLARLVDANVPASAQSLSDRLSQWLGWTDAIALSTALNASPPAPRVPAGGARSFGSAEEALCANVRGALTKAIANDGVLAVSRRTRAPRGGSRVMPEQAAGDYAAFRQSYLSLQQAMETDIGDLRGRLRALLAARTSGMARLAVLDAVMERALFARERTLLASVPTLLGAYFDRLCREAQAAAPIDTPTAAPTTVDASDETPPVLSGERLDAFRRDVQSVLLAELEVRFQPVEALLAALRTRQA from the coding sequence ATCGTGCAAGTCCCGCCCCGTACCGCCTTTGGCGGTCCGACCCTCGTTCGTCTGCTGGCCCGTCTTGTAGACGCCAACGTTCCCGCGTCCGCGCAGTCGCTCTCCGACCGTCTGAGCCAATGGCTCGGCTGGACCGACGCCATTGCGCTTTCCACGGCACTGAACGCGTCGCCGCCCGCGCCGCGCGTCCCCGCGGGCGGCGCGCGTTCGTTCGGCAGCGCCGAGGAAGCGCTGTGCGCGAACGTGCGCGGCGCGTTGACGAAGGCGATCGCCAATGACGGCGTGCTCGCCGTCAGCCGGCGCACCCGCGCGCCGCGCGGCGGCTCGCGCGTCATGCCGGAGCAGGCCGCGGGCGACTACGCCGCGTTTCGCCAGTCCTATCTCTCGTTGCAGCAGGCGATGGAAACGGACATCGGCGACCTGCGCGGCCGGCTGCGCGCGTTGCTCGCAGCGCGCACGTCCGGCATGGCGCGCCTTGCCGTGCTCGATGCGGTGATGGAGCGCGCGCTCTTCGCACGCGAACGCACGCTGCTTGCTTCGGTGCCCACGCTGCTCGGCGCGTACTTCGACCGTTTGTGCCGCGAGGCACAGGCCGCAGCGCCAATCGATACGCCAACCGCTGCGCCAACCACGGTCGACGCCTCCGACGAAACTCCGCCGGTACTCTCGGGCGAGCGCCTCGACGCGTTCCGGCGCGACGTGCAGAGCGTATTGCTCGCCGAACTGGAGGTTCGGTTCCAACCGGTCGAAGCGCTGCTCGCTGCGCTTCGCACTCGCCAAGCCTGA
- a CDS encoding DUF802 domain-containing protein, with amino-acid sequence MHDSLSRALSSFRIDLAVFLAGLAAVCWIAVGYAASNPLASAVTLLIGACYVAGALELRRYRLATATLVRAVASLADRPPALGAWLDQLDPGLRGAVRARVEGERAVLPAPALTPYLVGLLVLLGMLGTLLGMVATLKGTGAALQGASDLDAVRTTLAAPVKGLGFAFGTSIAGVATSAMLGLLAALCRRERGEAVQLLDAKIATTLRVYSQVHQREQTFKLMQRQAEAMPVLVERLQTMMAALEQQSLAAHERQMAGQQAFLGKTEATWASLAASMRQSLKESAAESARAAGEALQPVVEATMAGLARETSSLHDTVAQAVQRQLDGLASGFESTAANVSEVWNRALAEHRRSGDVFMQHLHASAARLAETFEQRSAGMLEGVTARLDTTASSLSQAWNEALARQGETSAKLAAANEQALGAAAARFEQHGAALVQAVNESHASLQTQLASRDEERLQAWSASLASMAAALRAEWQEAGAQTASRQREICETLANTAQAMSAQSEAHARETIGEISRLVAAASEAPKAAAEVVAELRQKLSESMVRDTAMLEERSRILDTLATLLDAVNHASTRQREAIDALVATSADLLERVGTRFSDKVETEAARLDGVAGQVSASAIEVASLSDAFAGAVQLFGASNDRLVAHLERIESALDRSLTRSDEQLAYYVAQAREVIDLSMLSQKQIVEDLQQLAGRGAPTGADAA; translated from the coding sequence ATGCACGACTCCCTGTCCCGCGCCTTGTCCTCATTTCGCATCGATCTTGCTGTGTTCCTGGCCGGTCTCGCCGCCGTGTGCTGGATCGCCGTGGGTTACGCCGCCTCGAACCCGCTTGCCTCGGCGGTGACGCTGCTGATCGGCGCCTGCTACGTCGCGGGCGCGCTCGAATTGCGCCGCTACCGGCTCGCCACCGCCACGCTCGTGCGCGCCGTCGCGAGCCTGGCGGACCGGCCGCCCGCGCTCGGCGCCTGGCTCGATCAGCTCGATCCCGGCCTGCGCGGCGCCGTGCGCGCCCGCGTGGAGGGCGAGCGCGCAGTCTTGCCGGCGCCCGCACTCACGCCGTATCTGGTGGGTCTGCTCGTGTTGCTGGGCATGTTGGGCACGCTGCTCGGCATGGTGGCGACCCTCAAGGGCACCGGCGCGGCGCTGCAAGGCGCGAGCGATCTCGACGCGGTACGCACCACGCTCGCTGCGCCCGTGAAGGGGCTCGGCTTCGCGTTCGGCACCTCGATTGCGGGCGTGGCGACCTCGGCGATGCTCGGGCTGCTCGCCGCGCTGTGCCGCCGCGAGCGCGGCGAAGCCGTGCAATTGCTCGACGCGAAGATCGCGACCACGCTGCGCGTCTACTCGCAGGTGCATCAGCGCGAGCAGACCTTCAAGCTCATGCAGCGCCAGGCCGAGGCCATGCCGGTGCTCGTCGAGCGCCTGCAAACGATGATGGCCGCGCTCGAGCAACAAAGCCTTGCCGCGCACGAGCGGCAGATGGCGGGCCAGCAGGCGTTTCTCGGCAAGACCGAGGCGACGTGGGCGAGCCTTGCGGCATCCATGCGGCAATCGCTGAAAGAGAGCGCGGCCGAAAGCGCGCGCGCCGCAGGCGAGGCATTGCAGCCCGTGGTGGAAGCGACCATGGCGGGCCTGGCACGCGAGACGTCGTCGTTGCACGACACCGTCGCGCAAGCGGTGCAGCGGCAACTCGACGGACTGGCGAGCGGTTTCGAATCGACGGCTGCCAACGTTTCCGAGGTCTGGAACCGCGCCCTCGCCGAGCATCGGCGTTCGGGCGACGTGTTCATGCAGCATCTGCACGCGTCGGCCGCGCGGCTTGCCGAAACCTTCGAACAACGCTCGGCCGGCATGCTGGAGGGCGTGACGGCGCGCCTCGACACGACTGCGAGCAGCCTCTCGCAGGCATGGAACGAGGCGCTCGCCCGCCAGGGCGAAACGAGCGCGAAACTCGCGGCGGCGAACGAACAGGCGCTCGGCGCCGCTGCGGCACGCTTCGAGCAGCACGGTGCCGCGCTCGTGCAGGCGGTGAACGAATCGCACGCCAGTCTGCAGACGCAGCTTGCCTCACGCGACGAAGAACGGCTGCAAGCATGGAGCGCGTCGCTTGCCTCGATGGCAGCTGCGCTGCGCGCAGAGTGGCAAGAGGCGGGCGCACAGACGGCGAGCCGTCAGCGAGAAATCTGCGAGACGTTGGCCAATACGGCGCAGGCCATGTCGGCGCAGAGCGAGGCGCATGCGCGCGAAACCATCGGCGAAATTTCCCGGCTGGTCGCCGCGGCATCCGAAGCGCCGAAGGCCGCCGCCGAAGTGGTGGCCGAACTGCGCCAGAAGCTCTCGGAGAGCATGGTGCGCGACACCGCGATGCTCGAAGAGCGCAGCCGCATTCTCGACACGCTCGCGACCTTGCTGGATGCGGTCAATCACGCATCGACGCGGCAGCGCGAGGCGATCGATGCGCTCGTCGCCACCTCGGCCGATCTGCTCGAACGCGTCGGTACGCGTTTCAGCGACAAGGTGGAGACCGAGGCCGCGCGGCTCGATGGCGTCGCAGGCCAGGTGAGCGCGAGCGCTATCGAAGTGGCGAGCCTCTCGGACGCCTTCGCGGGCGCCGTGCAGTTGTTCGGTGCCTCGAACGACCGGCTGGTGGCGCACCTCGAGCGTATCGAGAGCGCGCTCGACCGCTCGCTCACGCGCAGTGACGAACAGCTGGCGTACTACGTGGCGCAGGCACGGGAAGTGATCGACCTGAGCATGCTGTCGCAGAAGCAGATCGTCGAAGACCTGCAGCAGCTGGCCGGCCGGGGCGCGCCGACGGGAGCCGACGCGGCATGA
- a CDS encoding OmpA family protein, with product MSDEIDSSAGTVEATAPIWAAFGDLMSVLVGAFVLILVGVIGLQIELSSRLREETRQRQLEAQHRKTLEQALAGPLAAGRVTLVNGRIGINGSVLFALNSDQLQPQGRDLLKSLAGPLAAFLKTNNEMLMVSGFADDLQVRSGNRQFADNWELSAKRALTVTRAFIDAGIPASSVFAAAFGSQQPVSSNADKEGRAKNRRVEITAVPKLATANGAHRE from the coding sequence ATGAGCGACGAAATCGATAGCAGCGCAGGCACCGTAGAGGCCACAGCGCCCATCTGGGCCGCGTTCGGCGACCTGATGTCGGTGCTGGTGGGCGCGTTCGTGTTGATTCTGGTGGGCGTGATCGGCCTGCAGATCGAACTCTCGTCGCGGCTGCGCGAAGAGACGCGCCAGCGGCAACTGGAGGCGCAGCATCGCAAGACGCTGGAACAGGCGCTCGCGGGGCCGCTTGCGGCAGGGCGCGTGACGCTCGTGAACGGACGCATCGGCATCAATGGCAGCGTGCTCTTCGCGCTCAATTCCGACCAGTTGCAGCCGCAGGGCCGCGACCTGCTGAAGAGCCTCGCGGGACCGCTCGCCGCGTTCCTCAAGACCAACAACGAGATGCTGATGGTGAGCGGCTTTGCCGACGACCTCCAGGTGCGCTCCGGCAACCGGCAGTTCGCGGACAACTGGGAACTCTCGGCCAAACGCGCGCTGACCGTGACGCGCGCGTTCATCGATGCCGGCATTCCGGCTTCGTCCGTATTCGCGGCCGCGTTTGGTTCGCAGCAGCCGGTGAGTTCGAACGCCGACAAGGAAGGACGCGCGAAGAACCGGCGCGTGGAGATCACGGCGGTGCCGAAGCTCGCTACGGCCAACGGTGCGCATCGTGAGTAG
- a CDS encoding DUF2894 domain-containing protein yields the protein MATNTRPDSTTSHDATNASDVVTQAQSLLDSWRERGAHRVAPMRFRFIDALSRRAAAHSGATRHLLDEKLAQALDEYTAELARAGFDTAKAEPVRAASPPREPVRGALFELLDQLASQDRKRDAGHTASLRANTSSWPEMELLDYFRATWSRLSAERQLRQSEDRVPRNAGPLNSSSLVHRSLSLMRELSPGYLQHFLSYVDALSWIEQMNGAAVAPKEVPRAANTAGAKKGERSRAR from the coding sequence ATGGCGACAAACACGCGCCCCGACTCGACCACCTCCCACGACGCGACGAATGCGTCTGATGTCGTCACGCAGGCTCAGTCGCTGCTCGACAGCTGGCGTGAGCGTGGCGCGCATCGCGTGGCACCCATGCGCTTTCGCTTCATCGACGCGCTGAGCCGCCGGGCCGCCGCGCACAGCGGCGCGACGCGGCATCTGCTCGACGAGAAGCTGGCGCAGGCATTGGACGAATACACGGCCGAACTTGCACGCGCAGGCTTCGATACCGCCAAAGCAGAACCGGTTCGCGCCGCTTCACCGCCACGCGAACCGGTGCGTGGGGCCTTGTTCGAACTGCTCGATCAACTGGCGAGCCAGGACCGCAAGCGTGACGCAGGCCACACTGCATCGCTGCGGGCCAATACGTCGAGCTGGCCCGAAATGGAACTGCTCGACTACTTTCGCGCCACGTGGTCGCGGCTCAGTGCCGAGCGGCAGCTGCGTCAGTCCGAAGACCGGGTGCCGCGCAACGCGGGCCCGCTCAATTCGAGCAGTCTCGTGCATCGGTCGCTCTCGCTGATGCGCGAGTTGTCGCCGGGCTATCTCCAGCACTTTCTCTCGTATGTCGATGCCTTGTCGTGGATCGAGCAGATGAATGGCGCCGCCGTCGCGCCGAAGGAAGTACCGCGCGCGGCGAACACCGCAGGGGCAAAGAAGGGCGAGCGTAGCCGCGCGCGCTAA
- a CDS encoding sigma-70 family RNA polymerase sigma factor, with the protein MTTADRVQGTNRNADRSSDRTNEYGESVARLLALAATQGYLIDADIVDEFPDERTSPEALDAVRTVLQQTGIAVLEERPDGTFPGNETTPAVDREVLEEASDLIEDAARGASASTDPLALYARRMHAVPLLTRDEEVTLAREIEAARRDVLWALAGCPQTAAVLLANVNRPAGDAADNDETDSEADADSEAPIRKARAAHADAEHAEQTKHALAALRRALRSSGPGSRAHGNARTRIVDMALVGGWSPRAVESASAALRALQAHAGDAAIDRDAAEAVPAKLVATLAHELAEAQRRQRDATRRMLEANLRLVLSIAKKYASRGLEIADLVQEGNLGLMRAIDKFEYQRGFKFSTYATWWIRQAVSRAVADRARTIRLPVHVSDQLGRVRRVGEQIRQRTGRHAALDQLAAESGLSEERLKTLLALPGEPASLDALLPDGETELVDIVADTSAATPFASLVDERMRACVASLLQSMKPSEADVLRRRFGIGGGAPDTYDTIAQQAGVSREQVRQIERRALAALRSSAEARGAREFLEADAADA; encoded by the coding sequence ATGACTACGGCAGACCGGGTACAAGGCACGAACCGCAACGCGGATCGAAGCAGCGATCGCACGAACGAGTACGGCGAGAGCGTTGCGCGGCTGCTCGCGCTCGCCGCGACGCAGGGATACCTGATCGACGCCGACATCGTCGACGAGTTTCCGGACGAGCGCACCTCGCCGGAAGCGCTCGACGCCGTGCGCACCGTGCTGCAGCAAACCGGCATCGCGGTGCTCGAAGAGCGGCCGGACGGCACGTTCCCTGGAAACGAGACAACGCCTGCCGTAGACCGCGAGGTGCTGGAAGAGGCGAGCGACCTGATCGAAGACGCCGCACGCGGCGCGAGCGCCTCCACGGACCCGCTCGCGCTCTACGCGCGCCGCATGCACGCGGTGCCGCTCCTCACGCGCGACGAAGAAGTGACGCTGGCGAGGGAAATCGAAGCGGCCCGCCGGGACGTGCTGTGGGCGCTCGCCGGTTGTCCGCAGACCGCCGCGGTGCTGCTTGCCAACGTGAACCGCCCGGCAGGCGATGCGGCGGACAACGACGAAACCGATAGCGAAGCGGACGCGGACAGCGAAGCGCCTATCCGCAAGGCACGCGCCGCGCACGCGGATGCCGAACACGCAGAGCAGACGAAACACGCGCTCGCCGCCCTGCGCCGTGCGTTGCGCAGCAGCGGCCCGGGCTCGCGCGCGCATGGCAACGCGCGCACGCGCATCGTCGACATGGCGCTCGTCGGCGGATGGTCGCCGCGCGCGGTGGAAAGCGCGTCGGCCGCTCTGCGTGCGTTGCAGGCTCATGCCGGCGACGCGGCCATCGACCGCGACGCCGCTGAGGCTGTGCCGGCCAAACTTGTCGCCACGCTCGCGCACGAACTGGCCGAGGCGCAACGCCGCCAGCGCGACGCCACGCGCCGCATGCTGGAAGCCAACCTGCGCCTCGTGCTCTCGATTGCGAAGAAGTACGCGAGCCGCGGCCTGGAAATTGCCGATCTCGTGCAGGAGGGCAACCTCGGCCTCATGCGCGCCATCGACAAGTTCGAATATCAGCGCGGCTTCAAGTTCTCGACGTACGCGACGTGGTGGATCCGCCAGGCCGTGTCGCGCGCCGTCGCGGACCGCGCCCGCACCATCCGCCTGCCCGTGCACGTGAGCGATCAGTTGGGGCGCGTGCGGCGCGTGGGGGAACAGATTCGTCAGCGCACGGGCCGCCACGCGGCGCTCGACCAGTTGGCCGCCGAAAGCGGACTCAGCGAAGAGCGACTGAAGACGCTGCTCGCGCTGCCGGGCGAACCCGCGTCACTCGACGCGCTGCTGCCCGACGGCGAGACGGAACTCGTGGACATCGTGGCGGACACGAGTGCAGCTACGCCGTTCGCCTCGCTCGTGGACGAGCGCATGCGGGCCTGCGTGGCGTCGCTGCTGCAGTCGATGAAGCCTTCGGAAGCCGATGTCCTCAGGCGGCGATTCGGCATTGGCGGCGGTGCGCCCGACACCTACGACACCATCGCGCAGCAGGCCGGTGTGTCGCGCGAGCAGGTGCGGCAGATCGAGCGGCGCGCGCTGGCGGCACTGCGTTCGTCGGCTGAAGCGCGTGGGGCGAGGGAGTTTCTGGAAGCGGACGCCGCAGATGCGTGA
- a CDS encoding tyrosine-protein phosphatase: MDAAFHASPPSSMPLHTDTPHEPARNASLHPAFMPTLDASLHGSYAPALRTHGGRPPLPIPPHGLTRRAFLKSSARAVALSGLGACLLSACGGSDTTDVPAAVQLTSVENFRDVSGSGAGYPTTDGRRTRRGVFYRSGALSPDDADAATLARLGIVHVYDLRVAAEVDAQPDRLPYGAVRSELDISPIDVSAARPASEAEAVAWMSEAERRLVIDAQSRSRFGALLTQLANTAGPQVFHGSTGKDRTGWAAALLLAIADVPLDVIMQDYLLTNTYAAAAISARIDALARRTDSTAATRAAPLYQAQPDVLQAAFDQMQQSFGTLNSYLTSGLGLSQGVIDTLRAKLVV; encoded by the coding sequence ATGGACGCTGCCTTCCACGCCTCACCGCCTTCCTCCATGCCGCTTCACACGGACACGCCGCACGAACCTGCGCGCAACGCTTCCTTGCACCCCGCGTTCATGCCCACGCTCGACGCTTCGCTGCACGGCTCATATGCGCCCGCGCTGCGCACGCACGGGGGCCGCCCGCCGCTGCCCATTCCGCCGCACGGGCTCACGCGCCGCGCGTTCCTGAAGAGCAGCGCGCGCGCCGTGGCGCTCTCCGGCCTCGGTGCGTGCCTGCTGTCGGCCTGCGGCGGCAGCGATACGACGGACGTGCCCGCAGCGGTCCAGCTCACCTCCGTCGAAAATTTCCGCGACGTGAGCGGCTCCGGTGCGGGCTATCCGACGACCGACGGCCGTCGCACGCGGCGTGGCGTCTTCTACCGCAGCGGCGCGCTCTCGCCCGACGACGCCGACGCGGCGACGCTCGCCCGCCTCGGCATCGTCCACGTCTACGATCTGCGCGTGGCAGCCGAAGTCGACGCGCAGCCCGACCGGCTGCCCTATGGCGCCGTGCGCAGCGAACTCGACATCTCGCCCATCGACGTGAGCGCCGCTCGCCCCGCGAGCGAAGCCGAAGCCGTGGCGTGGATGAGCGAGGCCGAGCGGCGGCTCGTGATCGACGCGCAATCGCGCTCGCGCTTCGGCGCCCTCCTCACGCAGCTCGCCAACACCGCGGGACCACAGGTTTTCCACGGGTCGACAGGCAAGGACCGCACGGGCTGGGCCGCGGCGCTGCTGCTCGCGATTGCGGACGTGCCGCTCGACGTGATCATGCAGGACTATCTGCTCACCAACACCTATGCGGCGGCGGCCATTTCCGCGCGCATCGACGCGCTCGCGCGCCGCACCGACAGCACGGCGGCCACTCGCGCCGCGCCGCTCTACCAGGCGCAGCCCGACGTGCTGCAAGCCGCGTTCGACCAGATGCAGCAAAGCTTCGGAACCCTAAACAGTTATCTCACGTCGGGGCTCGGCCTGAGCCAGGGCGTGATCGATACGCTGCGCGCGAAGCTCGTGGTGTAA
- a CDS encoding ATP-binding protein, translating into MNKRAFLKIPFDSLFGRMALISMIVLFAVQAGWFAVLTAQRRHHDADGYARGLLLVLEAVHSDTSHGAHLAPALHTHLVPTWNMPASVKLENPASTPIAVLARKLAADLPAGVQIAVDGEAQHAVRLWVRYPDSSNWIVTPVDLPPPKPILVESVSMLVGALLLSFVAAWQLQRPLSRVAQVARHFGGGRRAAPVAERGPRELRDLIRAFNQMMQQINETDDERAVMLAGIAHDLKAPLTRLKLRASVTAGGNEETRTQFIRDIDSLTRIVQQFLEFAASAPAAGPDIGVDDFLAEQFSLPEDDDAPLFVLSLAAGPAFRLPRTLIDRLATNLVDNALEHGEPPVEISTQRDGDDWVLTVRDHGRGIPPARIEDALKPFVRLDPARAGDGHCGLGLAIVTRLARDLGGRCVIENAAGGGLAVRIAVPAQTPRALAGRPTQHDNSRAGTRLATA; encoded by the coding sequence ATGAACAAGCGAGCCTTTCTCAAGATTCCGTTCGACTCGCTGTTCGGCAGGATGGCGCTCATTTCCATGATCGTGCTGTTCGCCGTGCAGGCGGGCTGGTTCGCCGTGCTCACGGCGCAGCGCCGCCATCACGACGCGGACGGCTACGCGCGCGGCCTGCTGCTCGTGCTCGAAGCCGTGCACAGCGACACGTCCCACGGCGCGCATCTCGCGCCCGCGCTGCACACCCATCTCGTGCCCACGTGGAACATGCCGGCCAGCGTGAAGCTCGAAAACCCCGCCTCCACGCCCATCGCGGTGCTCGCGCGCAAGCTCGCCGCCGACTTGCCCGCGGGCGTGCAGATCGCCGTGGATGGCGAGGCGCAGCACGCCGTGCGCCTCTGGGTGCGTTATCCGGACAGCAGCAACTGGATCGTGACGCCCGTGGACCTACCGCCGCCCAAGCCCATCCTCGTGGAGTCGGTGTCGATGCTGGTGGGCGCGCTGCTGCTCTCCTTCGTGGCCGCGTGGCAGTTGCAGCGGCCACTCTCGCGCGTGGCCCAGGTGGCGCGCCATTTCGGCGGCGGCCGGCGCGCGGCGCCCGTGGCGGAGCGCGGGCCGCGCGAGTTGCGCGACCTGATCCGCGCATTCAACCAGATGATGCAGCAGATCAACGAGACCGACGACGAGCGCGCCGTCATGCTGGCCGGCATCGCGCACGACCTGAAGGCGCCGCTCACGCGCCTCAAGCTGCGCGCGAGCGTGACCGCCGGTGGCAACGAGGAAACGCGCACGCAGTTCATTCGCGACATCGATTCGCTCACGCGCATCGTCCAGCAGTTCCTCGAATTCGCGGCGAGCGCGCCCGCGGCCGGGCCGGACATAGGCGTGGACGACTTCCTCGCCGAGCAGTTCTCGCTGCCCGAAGACGACGATGCGCCGCTCTTTGTGCTCTCGCTCGCCGCCGGCCCCGCGTTCCGCCTGCCGCGCACGCTCATCGACCGGCTCGCCACGAATCTGGTCGACAACGCGCTCGAACACGGCGAGCCGCCCGTCGAGATCAGCACGCAGCGCGACGGCGACGACTGGGTACTCACAGTGCGCGACCATGGGCGCGGCATTCCGCCCGCGCGCATCGAAGACGCGTTGAAGCCCTTCGTGCGGCTCGATCCCGCGCGCGCGGGCGACGGTCATTGCGGCCTCGGGCTTGCCATCGTCACGCGGCTCGCGCGCGACCTGGGCGGCCGCTGCGTGATCGAAAACGCGGCGGGCGGCGGGCTTGCCGTGCGCATCGCCGTTCCCGCCCAGACGCCGCGCGCCCTTGCGGGCCGCCCGACGCAACACGACAACTCACGCGCCGGCACCCGGCTCGCAACCGCATGA
- a CDS encoding response regulator yields the protein MTEHVLLVDDDPVVRDLVREYLQGHGFAVSVLYDGAGLKRRLEMERPSIVVLDVMMPEQDGITALRQLRATGDNIPVIFLTARSDVIDRVVGLELGADDYLPKPFDPRELVARIRTVLRRQSTVSPGAPEIRPSYRFGPFEVDFAARELRRNGERVPLRSSEFATLKIFVKNEMTVITRAQLNERLRGHSATYRDRSLDVSIWRLRRLIETDPSEPRYIQTVWGQGYIFVPQGETGAAERYGAGSPVAG from the coding sequence ATGACTGAACATGTGCTGCTCGTCGACGACGACCCCGTAGTGCGCGATCTCGTGCGCGAATACCTGCAAGGCCACGGCTTCGCGGTGTCCGTGCTCTATGACGGCGCCGGCCTGAAACGCCGCCTCGAAATGGAGCGGCCTTCCATCGTCGTACTCGACGTGATGATGCCCGAGCAAGACGGCATCACGGCGCTGCGCCAGCTGCGGGCCACGGGCGACAACATTCCGGTCATCTTTCTTACCGCGCGCTCCGACGTGATCGACCGCGTGGTGGGTCTCGAACTGGGCGCCGACGACTATCTGCCCAAGCCGTTCGATCCGCGCGAACTGGTGGCGCGCATCCGCACGGTGCTGCGCCGGCAGAGCACGGTGTCGCCGGGCGCGCCGGAGATTCGTCCTTCGTACCGCTTCGGTCCGTTCGAAGTGGATTTCGCGGCGCGCGAACTGCGCCGCAACGGCGAGCGCGTGCCGCTGCGTTCCAGCGAATTCGCCACGCTCAAGATCTTCGTCAAGAACGAGATGACGGTCATCACGCGCGCCCAGCTCAACGAACGGCTGCGCGGCCACTCGGCCACCTACCGCGACCGCAGCCTCGACGTGTCGATCTGGCGCCTGCGCCGCCTGATCGAAACCGATCCCTCCGAGCCGCGCTACATCCAGACGGTCTGGGGGCAGGGCTACATCTTCGTGCCGCAGGGCGAGACGGGCGCGGCCGAGCGCTACGGCGCGGGCAGCCCGGTCGCCGGGTAA